DNA from Athene noctua chromosome 24, bAthNoc1.hap1.1, whole genome shotgun sequence:
GgaccgggggggctgcgggagggaccCCAGCCCGCAGTGACCCCTCGCTCAGCCCCTCTGGCCCGCAGATGCCGAGCACGTGCCGTCCCCGGAGACGCTGAGCGCGGCCGGGCGCGGGATGGAGAGCCGCCGGCGGGACATGGAGCTGCTGAGCAACAGCATGGCGGCGTACGCGCACATCCGAGGTGAGCCCGCCCGGCCTGCGTCCCCGGGGACCCTGGGGCCACCATCGGCCCCGTGGCTGGCACGGGCCGGTCCCTCATCCCCTCCGCTCTCCCCGCAGCCAACCCCGAGAGCTTCGGGCTCTACTTCGTGCTGGGCGTCTGCTTCGGGCTGGTGCTGACCCTGTGCCTGCTGGTGCTGCGCCtctcctgccagccccccccgcgccccccgccccgcccgcgggaCCTCAGCGAGGACGAGGAGGACGAGGATGAGGAGGACGAAGAAGAGGAGGACACCATCGACCGCGCAGCGTCCGAATCGCTGCTGCCGGTGACCGAGATCCCCCTGGACAGCCACGGCCCCGGGGACGGGGCTCTGGCCGTCAACGTCTTCGCCTCGGCGGAGGAGCTGGAGCGGGCGCAGCGCCTGGAGGAGCGCGAGCGCATCATCCGCGAGATCTGGCGCAACGGGCAGCCCGACATCctgggcaccggcaccggcaccctgGGCCGTGTCCACTACTACTGAGCCGTGGCACCGTGCCCGGCTCCCCCCACGACGTGCCGCCCCCGGGAGCTGCCTGGGACCCGCTCTGGGGCCAGGAGACAGGAGGATGAGGGGGGTGACGCTGCCTGGAGTGTCCCACAGCTCTGCCGGCTGGACTCGGGGGCTACGGGCCCCCCCGGGGCCAGACTCACACCCGCGGCTGTGGGCCGCGATGCACTTTGAGCCATTGGTACGACGGTTTGCACCCGCCGAGCAGCCCCGGGGCCCTGCAGGGACGAGGACAAGGACAGGACCCACCTTTCTGCTCTCAGCCGCTGGCCCCGTGGGCTCGGAGCTGGCACCCGAGGGAGCCCAGGCCGGGGGGTCGCGGTCGGGCCGTACGTCCGTGTAAGCTGTGGGGTCCTGCCCCGAAACATGGTGCTGTCACACACTCCCTGGAGCCCAGCGtggctgggccggggggggggtcccgcgTCCCGGAGCGGCCGCAGCTGCAGCgcaggcggtgctgggggggtccgGCCGCAGCCAATTccctccccccggccccactAAAATTAGCCGGGTCCTTTCCGGCCCAGCGCGGCCCTGACCCGGGGCGGATGTTTCCCGCTGGGCTCTCGGGGCGGTGGGTGCTCCCCGGGGACAGGGGCTgctccccgcagggctgggcCACATCCTGCCCGCGCTCCCAGTCCCGCGGGGGGGCGAgggccccgctgccccctccccagcagctttATAAAAATAGCTCCTTCCCAGGCCAGGCCCCTGCGCCAGCAGGATCCAGATGTTTTCCAGATGTTCTCCCAGCCCCACGCCGGTGGCTGGAGGCCAGGATGTGCTGGgactggggctgggctgggaaaCGGTgcgggggctggaggaggaggcccTGCTGCGGGCCCTGGCTCCGCATCGCAGCCCGGGACAAGGTGCAGGGGTGGTGGGgtcaccaccccacccccacccccccccccaggactgGCTGGCCAAGGCTgcagccctgcccatggcacagtGGGAcccccctgtgccacccctgcCGGGACGTGGCAGCCCCCACAGGACACCAGGGCTCTGCTCTCTGCACccccccacagcccagcagcaccccatTAACCAAAATAGTTTATTTTCAACACTCTCTGTGCCCCCGGGCCGTGGCGCGGAGCAGCGCCCGGGTGTGGGGATCcaggccgggggcagcggggccgagggcCCCCTGGGCACAGCCCCGGCACAGCGCCCGCGGGGGGCACCGCAGCCCCCGCCCGCACTAGCAGGGCAGCGCCTTCCGCACCCGCTCGATCTCCGCCTGCGGGaagagggggtgtgtgggggggcgGTGGGCACCCCACGGCACGGGGGCAGCCCCTCGCCAGGGACTCACCTGCAGCGCCTGGCGCTTGGCCCGCTCCTGGCACAGCTCCAGCCGCATCTCCTCCAGGTCCCGCCTGCAACGCGCCGCCGACGGCTCAGCCGGGGCCAGACCCTGGCGGCGAGTGGCCGGGAGCtgccggggacccccccgccgctgccagcgcccccacaccccccaccacACTCACAGGTGCTGGACTCGCATCAGGTCCACGAGGATGTGCAGAGTCCGGACCTCGGCCTTCAGGTCCTCCAGGGCCAGTCGCTCCTCCGGCCGCGGCACCTCTGTGCTCCATGGCGGGCCGGACGCCTGCCCCGTGCCGGGGAGAGGGGCACAAGGCCCAGCCTGGGGCGgcccccggggctgctcccccccgcagggaccccccccgctccccagggCGAGGCTGGGCGGCCGCTGGCCCGGCACACGGGGACGCGCGGCCGTGGGGTGGCTCAGCCTGGCCGTGCTGACCGGCACCGCGTTGAACCCGTCGGCATCTGCCGAAGAGCGAGGGTCAGCGCGGACACGGGGCCCTGCGACGGCCGCGGTGccggcacccagcacccacctgggTCACCCGCTCTGTCCCACTCCGCGTCggccggggcgcagggctggggggcgccgggcctggggacagggaggcGGTGAAGAGGCGCAGCCAGGCCGTGCTCGGCCCTCCCGGGGGGAGACGCCATCCCCGCTCCGGGGACCGAGCACGGCCCCGGGCACGGCCGCAGATGCCCCGGCACGGCCACGTGCATCTTACTTGCTCGCCAGCGTGGGGGCCGGTTTGGCCTTGGCGGGGACGGGGGGAGCTGGAGCCATCCGCTTGCTGGGGGGCAGCTTGGCCGGCTCCATCCTCACCGGTGCCGGGAGCTCTGGGGAGGCGGCAGGAGGGGGACCGGGGAAGGAAACGCTCCCTACCGGggagccccggccctgccccggcacCCGGGGAcctgccccagcccagggacTCACCTGGGGGCTCCCCCTCCTCGTCCTTCGCTGTCCTGCGGGCTGCCGGGGAGCAAAGGGGCTCGTCAGGCGCGGGGGGAAGGCCCCTCCTTACAGCCCCTCTCCCAGGGACCCCTCGGCCGAGCAgggcagccccctctgcccccaccctgCTAGGACATGGACTCCAGGGACCACcccatccctgacccccccccatccccacaccctgctcctgccagggCCCCCAAGCTCGGGGTCATGTGTGGGGGacgggggggtgctggggagggggcacccacAGGCAGGAACGGTGGGAGACGTCACCCCACGCTGCACCTGCACCCACAGGTCCCTCCAGCACCCACATCTGCCGTAACGCTCAGCAGGACCCGACCGGCCCCATGGCGGCTCTGCCCAGGGCCCTGGCTGCTGGATCGGGGGCAGCCgcccctcctgcccgccccgcaCCCAAACCCTGCACCCAGCCCCGCACCCAGCCCCGCACCCAGCCCCGCACCCAGCCCCGCTGCGGTCGGCGCTTCCTCTGCATGTGGCAAAGCAAGAGACTGCAACCTCCCCCCGCGCGCCAGCACGGTGCCGTGGCAGGATGCCGTCCCGCCGCCGCCTACGGTGCGGCAGCATCCACCGAGCCCGGGGGTCCCACCGGGACGGGCCCCCGCAGAGCAGGGTACAGGGCACCAGCGCGTGGACCACCCTGTCCCCATGGTGGGCCAGCAGCCCTGGAGCCACCCGGGTCCCTGCTGCCATCAGCACGGCCCTCGCCGCCGCGGCCTGAGGGGCTGAGGGTTTTATCGCCCGAAGAGGCGGCTGCAGCCGTGAAGGCGACGGGGACGAGGACGGGGACGAGGACGGGGACGCGGGTGCCCGGCCCCAAGGGTGCGGGGAGCTGCGCTGCAGGGCCCGGGGCTCCATCGCTCCCACTGGCCCAGGGTTGATGGCGCCCAGAGCTCCCGGCGTTCCGGCAGCCCCTGCTCCTCCTCGGCAGCTCCCGGGATGGTCCCCGGGCACGGGACCCCCGCGGCCGCTCCATCCTACCTGTGGGTGCGAGGCTGCCCACGAGGCCGTGCTGAGCGGTGCCGTGCCAggctcccccggctcccccggccccaCACCGCGCACGTGATGCCGGAGGAAACCGGCTCCGCGCTGGGAAGGAAGTCGAAGCAGAGAGCACCTCGGTGCCGGTCCACGCCGCATCCCTGCTCCGCACCGGGCTCCTCCGGTCCCCCGGCTGCCCCAACCCGCCTCGCACCCGGACTCACCAGACTCGGCGTCCCAGGATGGCATCGCCGGCTTCAGCTGCGGGAGAGCGGCGTTGGGTGAGGACGGGGCACGGGGGCAGGCGGGGACCGCTGGCACGGCCCAGCCCCACGGACACGGGGGGGTCCGGCTGCACGA
Protein-coding regions in this window:
- the EVA1B gene encoding protein eva-1 homolog B; its protein translation is MESRRRDMELLSNSMAAYAHIRANPESFGLYFVLGVCFGLVLTLCLLVLRLSCQPPPRPPPRPRDLSEDEEDEDEEDEEEEDTIDRAASESLLPVTEIPLDSHGPGDGALAVNVFASAEELERAQRLEERERIIREIWRNGQPDILGTGTGTLGRVHYY
- the SH3D21 gene encoding SH3 domain-containing protein 21 gives rise to the protein MPKPFPVPEEKAEPWLAAPQPAPPLPPEPAREPQLCRALFDYAPELPDELPLRRGDVVRVLGKRAEGEGWWDGQCRHRRGLFPSNFVELLPARVPALKPAMPSWDAESGESGCEAGWGSRGTGGARCGAGMRRGPAPRCSLLRLPSQRGAGFLRHHVRGVGPGEPGEPGTAPLSTASWAASHPQVGWSGRGGPVPGDHPGSCRGGAGAAGTPGALGAINPGPVGAMEPRALQRSSPHPWGRAPASPSSSPSSSPSPSRLQPPLRAIKPSAPQAAAARAVLMAAGTRVAPGLLAHHGDRVVHALVPCTLLCGGPSRWDPRARWMLPHRRRRRDGILPRHRAGARGEVAVSCFATCRGSADRSGAGCGAGCGAGCGAGCRVWVRGGQEGRLPPIQQPGPWAEPPWGRSGPAERYGRCGCWRDLWVQVQRGVTSPTVPASRRTAKDEEGEPPELPAPVRMEPAKLPPSKRMAPAPPVPAKAKPAPTLASKPGAPQPCAPADAEWDRAGDPDADGFNAVPVSTARLSHPTAARPRVPGQRPPSLALGSGGGPCGGEQPRGPPQAGPCAPLPGTGQASGPPWSTEVPRPEERLALEDLKAEVRTLHILVDLMRVQHLRDLEEMRLELCQERAKRQALQAEIERVRKALPC